GGATTGGTCAGCATGGAAGATGTTTTGTACCGTTTTGCCAAAACATTGCCTTTCACCGAACCAGGTAGCATCATTGTGCTTGAAATGGCAAAAATAGATTATGCCTTATCAGAAATTGCACGAATCGTGGAGTCTGAAAATTCCGTGATTTTGAGTTCATATGTTACCTCAAGCCAGGATACTTCTCAAATTGAGGTGACTCTTAAAATAAACAACCAGCAGATCAATTCCATCCTCGCTTCGTTCGAGCGCTTTGAATATGACATAAAAGCCTCTTTTAACGAAGTAGAATATCTTGACACGCTCAAGGAACGCTATGAATCGTTGATGAATTACCTGAACGTTTAGCCGAATTTTTTTCTTAATTTAAGATTTGCGCCACGGTGAATGGGCCCTCCGTGACCAAATACCGCCTTGTCAAAATCCAGGGCAGCAACTTTTCTAAGGCTTTGGAGGCCAATATCCGTATCTTCATAAACAACACTCAGGGCCAAGCCGAAAATATTGGCACAAATGTCTCCGGCTATCACCAGGTTGTCTGCCCTGACCCATAAAGCTATATGTCCCGCGGTGTGGCCGGGGGTATGGATCACCTGGATCCCTCCTGCAAACGGGAGTTCATCCCCATCCTGAAGCCTTCGATCCACC
This sequence is a window from Lewinellaceae bacterium. Protein-coding genes within it:
- a CDS encoding CBS domain-containing protein, with translation MITETLISNVIVPLRTSDTGESALEVMNEFHIRHLPVVNDKELLGLVSEDDILDYDATEPVGSYALSLPKPCVQSKSHLYEVMKLMADYHLTVVPVIDDEQHYLGLVSMEDVLYRFAKTLPFTEPGSIIVLEMAKIDYALSEIARIVESENSVILSSYVTSSQDTSQIEVTLKINNQQINSILASFERFEYDIKASFNEVEYLDTLKERYESLMNYLNV